A window of the Bufo gargarizans isolate SCDJY-AF-19 chromosome 1, ASM1485885v1, whole genome shotgun sequence genome harbors these coding sequences:
- the LOC122927188 gene encoding uncharacterized protein LOC122927188, with product MEISAKTLLNLRWWLNMAKLSQGIPWIVNDLPDDRCKSLELGHPYSKPILSGIMEGRSGICILQYGVDGARRISELQAISINAPYTTILDDRVVIRPDPAFIPKVATIFHRSQEMILSSFFANPTFEEEKAFHCLDVRRYLLHYLSRTKGSKPPEGLHTHFTRTISTSLAEKAVATIEDICKAAAWSSPSTFLNHYRLQLNSPSDLSFGSKVLSAILSHLRSSLVLALLVLSWVRGKMKITLIDGTGGGRWQCSEGGQAALSLVIKNNVCLLEYFSFFFLASTSQRIVTSVEKISKNVRIRTRRKTKASKKASQNSRTALLPHQHHHLLGPGHRGPLSHRGEVKNRIDQDRQQEPSTRSARQDPQVRSRVRGKGHGSRGRVSRVSPGEDREFVVPCIDNELLIQLVEARHGLWDHTDCHHADHHPTQRLWRQISECLFSGWEDLSAADQKECVDKVTTRWWSMRDRFKRDYNKEVQAPSGSRATSGSTYVYSAALEFLRTVVAKSFENETNISFHRVCF from the exons ATGGAGATCTCAGCCAAGACGTTACTCAACCTGAGATGGTGGTTGAATATGGCCAAGTTGAGTCAGGGAATACCATGGATAGTGAACGACCTACCTGACGACCGATGCAAGTCCTTGGAGCTGGGGCACCCATATTCAAAACCTATCCTTTCAGGGATTATGGAAGGAAGATCTGGGATTTGTATCCTCCAATATGGAGTTGATGGCG CCCGTAGAATTAGTGAGCTTCAGGCGATCTCTATTAATGCTCCTTATACTACCATCCTAGATGATAGGGTAGTTATCCGACCTGACCCTGCATTTATTCCAAAAGTAGCAACCATATTTCATAGGTCTCAGGAAATGATCCTTTCATCTTTCTTTGCGAATCCAACATTTGAGGAGGAAAAGGCTTTCCATTGTCTAGATGTTAGGAGATATTTACTTCATTACCTTTCTAGGACTAAAG GAAGTAAACCTCCAGAAGGCCTTCACACTCACTTTACGAGGACAATCTCTACCTCTTTGGCGGAGAAAGCTGTGGCTACTATTGAGGATATTTGTAAAGCAGCAGCCTGGTCTTCACCTTCTACCTTTTTAAATCACTATCGTCTGCAGTTGAATTCTCCTTCTGATTTATCTTTTGGTTCAAAGGTGCTTTCAGCTATATTATCCCACCTTAGAAGTTCCCTGGTTCTCGCTCTCTtggtgctgtcgtgggtgaggggaaaaatgAAGATTACTCTtatcg ATGGTACAGGTGGAGGCAGATGGCAATGCAGTGAGGGTGGGCAGGCGGCACTGAGTTTGGTAATCAAAAACAATGTATGTTTATTagaatatttttcctttttttttttagcatctaCAAGTCAAAGGATTGTGACATCAGTTGAAAAAATATCCAAAA ATGTCAGAATCAGAACAAGGCGCAAGACAAAGGCCTCCAAGAAGGCGTCGCAGAATTCAAGAACTG CTCTGCTGCCACACCAGCACCATCACCTGCTGGGGCCCGGTCATCGCGGGCCTCTAAGTCACCGAGGGGAGGTGAAGAATAGGATTGACCAGGACCGGCAGCAA GAACCTTCTACTAGATCCGCCAGGCAGGATCCCCAAGTCCGCTCCAGAGTCCGTGGGAAAGGCCATGGCAGTCGGGGACGT GTTTCCAGAGTTTCCCCCGGGGAAGATAGGGAGTTCGTTGTCCCTTGTATAGACAATGAACTCCTTATCCAGCTGGTGGAGGCGCGTCACGGATTATGGGACCACACTGACTGCCACCATGCAGACCATCACCcgacccagcggctctggaggcaGATATCTGAATGTTTGTTCAGTGGCTGGGAGGATCTCAGTGCGGCGGATCAGAAAGAATGTG TGGACAAGGTTACCACTCGGTGGTGGTCAATGCGGGACCGCTTCAAGAGGGACTACAACAAGGAAGTTCAGGCTCCGAGTGGTTCCAGAGCAACCTCAGGGTCGACATATGTCTACAGTGCGGCCTTGGAGTTCTtacgtacagtcgtggccaaaagttttgagaatgagacaaatattagttttcacagagtttgcttctaa